The following are from one region of the Achromobacter xylosoxidans genome:
- a CDS encoding M14 family metallopeptidase, protein MRTSASYFSRSYAQARERFSQAARPLADSFHSYGIDQTGSEGEALSTDVAYIGDPDADRILIMTSAVLGVEGFCGSGCQLALLDDTVMLARAREAGVALLLVHAVNPYGYSWIARTDECNIDLNRNGLPFDGRPLPANPEYAKLHDLLLPEEWPPTESNQQLIAQYIAEHGQSAFSQAVSRGQYSHADGLFYGGDRPAASLQNLRRILHEHARKRTHIGWIDVHTGWGPRGHGEKLYAGRHDDAEVARARQWWGSDITVPYQGNSVSVDISGQLADLIYQACPLSLPTSMAIVFGAVRFDAMVHALCGRNWLHAHPEAPDDLRRTILQTTLDAFYCNEANWHGMVLGQTRVAVLQALRGLQAA, encoded by the coding sequence ATGCGAACCAGCGCGAGCTACTTTTCCCGCAGCTATGCCCAGGCGCGCGAGCGCTTTTCGCAAGCGGCCAGGCCGCTCGCCGACTCGTTCCACTCCTACGGCATAGACCAGACCGGCAGCGAAGGCGAAGCACTGAGCACAGATGTCGCCTACATCGGCGACCCCGACGCCGATCGGATCCTCATCATGACCTCCGCCGTGCTGGGAGTGGAAGGGTTCTGTGGCTCCGGATGCCAGCTCGCGCTGCTCGACGATACCGTCATGCTGGCCCGCGCACGAGAGGCCGGCGTGGCCTTGCTGCTGGTGCACGCGGTCAATCCATACGGTTATTCCTGGATCGCCCGCACCGACGAATGCAACATAGACCTTAACCGCAACGGATTGCCCTTCGACGGGCGGCCGCTGCCAGCAAACCCCGAGTACGCAAAGCTGCACGACCTGCTGCTGCCCGAGGAATGGCCGCCCACGGAATCCAACCAGCAGCTGATCGCCCAGTACATCGCCGAACACGGACAGTCCGCCTTTTCGCAAGCCGTCTCGCGCGGCCAGTATTCGCATGCCGACGGCCTGTTCTATGGCGGCGACCGCCCGGCGGCATCGCTGCAGAATCTGCGCCGCATCCTGCACGAGCATGCCCGCAAGCGCACCCATATCGGCTGGATCGACGTACATACAGGGTGGGGACCGCGCGGCCATGGAGAGAAGCTCTACGCCGGCCGTCATGACGACGCCGAAGTCGCGCGCGCGCGCCAGTGGTGGGGAAGCGACATCACCGTTCCCTACCAAGGCAACTCGGTGTCGGTCGACATCTCCGGCCAGCTTGCCGATCTGATTTATCAGGCTTGCCCGTTATCGCTTCCGACCTCGATGGCCATTGTTTTCGGGGCCGTCCGTTTCGACGCCATGGTGCATGCGCTATGTGGCAGGAACTGGCTGCACGCGCATCCGGAAGCGCCCGACGATTTGCGGCGAACCATCCTGCAAACCACGCTGGATGCGTTCTATTGCAACGAGGCGAACTGGCACGGCATGGTGCTGGGGCAAACCCGGGTTGCGGTGCTACAGGCCCTACGCGGCTTGCAGGCAGCTTGA
- a CDS encoding MFS transporter, giving the protein MSIAIATVAPGALHTPSMRRRVIAGTTIGNALEFFDFTVFTFLILVIGPLFFPAASSYGQLLLTTATFGVGFLMRPVGGMLIGSYADRHGRKAAMTLTLSMMGLGCGLIVVAPTYAQMGMVGPIMMVMARLIQGFAAGGEVGASTTLLVEHAPRGKRGFYSSWQYGSQALGVMVGALVVTLLTHALSAEQMQAWGWRLPFVIGILTVPVGAYIRRNLDETLEPPPPASGQPALVATPSTAGRQPLRNIFSNYKLTMLKGVLLVTGGMVCIQVINFYIPTYARRELGLSATSALWASVVFSGISFVAAPFVGMLADHYGRKRVIFWSRLVMLIMLLPSFHWLIVAPSGERLIVLLAVLSLLVALQTSPAFTMVPELFPKQVRTTGLSVVFGLGISILGGFSQFFVTWLLHVTGDSMAPAWFLMVTMTLSTVVLFWIKDRTHDDIDAS; this is encoded by the coding sequence ATGTCTATCGCAATCGCAACGGTCGCACCCGGCGCGCTGCATACGCCGTCCATGCGCCGGCGGGTCATTGCCGGCACCACCATTGGCAACGCACTAGAGTTCTTTGATTTCACCGTTTTCACTTTTCTTATCCTCGTAATCGGCCCTCTGTTTTTTCCGGCCGCCTCCAGCTATGGCCAACTGCTGCTGACCACCGCAACTTTCGGCGTAGGCTTTCTGATGCGCCCCGTCGGCGGCATGCTGATCGGCTCCTACGCCGACCGCCACGGCCGGAAGGCAGCCATGACGCTGACGCTGTCGATGATGGGCCTGGGCTGTGGCCTGATCGTCGTGGCTCCCACCTATGCACAAATGGGCATGGTCGGGCCAATCATGATGGTGATGGCTCGCCTGATCCAAGGCTTCGCCGCCGGCGGCGAAGTCGGGGCCTCGACCACCCTGTTGGTCGAACACGCTCCGCGCGGCAAACGCGGCTTCTATTCCAGCTGGCAGTATGGCAGCCAGGCCCTAGGCGTAATGGTCGGGGCGTTGGTCGTGACGCTGCTGACCCACGCACTGAGCGCGGAACAGATGCAGGCCTGGGGCTGGCGCCTGCCATTCGTGATCGGCATCCTCACCGTACCCGTGGGCGCGTACATTCGCCGCAATCTCGACGAAACGCTGGAGCCGCCGCCCCCGGCATCGGGTCAACCGGCCCTCGTGGCCACGCCATCAACGGCCGGCCGCCAGCCCCTGCGCAACATATTCAGCAATTACAAACTGACCATGCTCAAAGGCGTGCTGTTGGTCACAGGCGGGATGGTCTGCATTCAGGTCATCAACTTCTATATCCCCACGTACGCCCGCCGCGAACTGGGCCTCTCAGCTACCTCCGCGCTGTGGGCAAGCGTGGTCTTCAGCGGCATCAGCTTCGTCGCCGCGCCATTCGTCGGCATGCTGGCCGACCATTACGGACGCAAGCGCGTGATCTTCTGGTCACGCCTCGTGATGCTCATCATGCTGCTGCCTTCTTTCCACTGGCTGATCGTTGCGCCCAGTGGTGAACGACTGATCGTTCTGCTTGCTGTGCTCTCGCTGCTGGTAGCCCTTCAGACCTCACCGGCGTTCACCATGGTGCCCGAGTTGTTCCCCAAACAGGTACGCACCACTGGCCTGTCCGTCGTGTTTGGACTCGGGATTTCGATACTTGGCGGGTTCTCCCAGTTTTTCGTGACTTGGCTGCTCCACGTGACCGGCGACTCCATGGCCCCGGCATGGTTCCTGATGGTGACCATGACGCTTTCTACGGTGGTGCTGTTCTGGATCAAGGACCGCACCCATGACGACATCGACGCCTCGTAA
- a CDS encoding MFS transporter, protein MSIAIAAAAPNALHTPSMRRRVIAGTTIGNALEFFDFTVFTFLMLVLGPLFFPAASGYGQLLLTTATFGVGFLMRPVGGMLIGSYADRHGRRAAMTLTLWMMGLGCALIAVAPTYAQMGMAGPVMMVLARLIQGFAAGGEVGASTTLLVEHAPRGKRAFYSSWQFGSQSLGVMLGALVVTALTMGLTNEQMQAWGWRVPFVIGILTVPVGAYIRRNLEETLTSSSPDTGKPQLATAHRAADHQPLRRIFADYKITILKGILLLIGGMVSTQILSFYMPAYANRELGLPATSTLSASVVFGAVGFLIAPFVGMLADRYGRKRVIFWSRLATLIVLLPCFQWLMAAPSTERLMLLVALFALLVALQSAPAFTMLPELFPKAVRTTGMSVVYGLGISVFGGFAQFFVTWLLHVTGNSMAPAWFLMVAIALSTVVLFWIDDRTHDDIDGQEA, encoded by the coding sequence ATGTCTATCGCAATCGCAGCGGCTGCGCCCAATGCGCTCCATACGCCGTCCATGCGCCGGCGGGTCATCGCCGGCACCACTATCGGTAATGCACTCGAGTTCTTCGACTTCACCGTCTTCACCTTCCTGATGCTGGTGCTGGGCCCACTTTTCTTTCCAGCCGCCTCCGGTTACGGTCAATTGCTATTGACCACCGCCACTTTCGGCGTGGGCTTCTTGATGCGTCCTGTCGGCGGCATGCTGATCGGCTCCTACGCCGACCGCCACGGTCGCCGCGCGGCCATGACGCTGACTCTGTGGATGATGGGCCTGGGCTGTGCCTTGATCGCCGTGGCCCCCACGTATGCCCAAATGGGCATGGCCGGCCCGGTCATGATGGTGCTGGCGCGCCTGATCCAGGGTTTCGCCGCAGGCGGCGAGGTCGGCGCCTCGACCACCCTGCTCGTCGAACACGCGCCACGCGGCAAGCGCGCCTTCTATTCCAGTTGGCAATTCGGCAGCCAGTCGCTGGGCGTAATGCTAGGCGCGCTGGTCGTGACGGCGCTGACCATGGGGCTGACCAATGAACAGATGCAGGCCTGGGGCTGGCGCGTGCCGTTCGTAATCGGCATCCTGACCGTGCCCGTGGGCGCCTACATCCGCCGCAACCTCGAAGAAACCCTGACCAGCTCGTCCCCGGACACCGGCAAGCCGCAACTCGCGACTGCGCATCGCGCCGCCGATCACCAGCCTTTGCGCCGCATCTTCGCCGACTACAAGATCACCATACTCAAAGGCATCCTGCTGCTGATCGGCGGCATGGTCAGCACGCAGATCCTCAGCTTCTACATGCCAGCGTACGCCAACCGCGAACTGGGCTTGCCGGCGACGTCCACGCTGTCGGCCAGCGTCGTGTTCGGCGCGGTCGGCTTTCTGATCGCCCCCTTTGTCGGCATGCTTGCCGACCGCTACGGCCGCAAGCGCGTGATCTTCTGGTCGCGCCTGGCGACCCTGATCGTCCTGCTGCCCTGCTTCCAGTGGCTGATGGCCGCGCCCAGCACCGAGCGGCTGATGCTGCTCGTCGCCCTGTTCGCGCTACTGGTGGCGCTGCAGTCGGCGCCAGCGTTCACGATGCTTCCTGAACTCTTTCCCAAGGCAGTCCGCACGACCGGCATGTCGGTGGTGTACGGACTGGGCATCTCCGTGTTCGGCGGCTTCGCGCAATTCTTCGTGACCTGGCTGCTGCACGTGACCGGAAACTCAATGGCGCCGGCATGGTTCCTGATGGTGGCCATAGCGCTTTCAACGGTGGTGCTGTTCTGGATCGACGACCGCACCCATGACGACATCGACGGACAGGAGGCCTGA
- a CDS encoding PDR/VanB family oxidoreductase — protein sequence MQVRVQSTRRTADDIVAVELVSLTDDALPAFEAGAHIDIQLPGSITRQYSICNAPQDRSRYVLGVLKARESRGGSLAVHALQQGDIIEIGKPRNQFSLAPKAQHSILIAGGIGITPILSMAQALSAEDASFELHYCVRARGQIAFSEQLTSAALAAKVFIHVDSDQPANTLDLDGLLDRAAPDIHLYVCGPVGFIEMVIEHAERQAWAAECLHREFFSPVASSADDSSPFELVIAGSGLRIPVASHETALTALRSAGIDIPTACEQGICGTCLTHVVEGEPDHRDEFLTEEEKARNDQFLPCCSRARTSRLVIDL from the coding sequence ATGCAAGTCAGAGTCCAATCAACCCGACGGACTGCGGATGACATCGTCGCAGTCGAACTCGTCTCGCTTACGGACGATGCCTTGCCAGCTTTCGAAGCCGGTGCGCACATCGACATCCAACTGCCGGGCAGCATCACTCGTCAATACTCAATCTGCAACGCTCCTCAGGACCGTTCACGCTACGTGCTGGGAGTACTGAAGGCCAGGGAATCCCGGGGAGGATCCTTGGCAGTCCACGCATTGCAGCAGGGCGACATCATCGAGATCGGCAAGCCACGAAATCAATTTTCGCTTGCACCCAAGGCCCAGCACTCCATCCTGATCGCGGGCGGAATCGGCATCACGCCGATACTCTCGATGGCGCAGGCCCTATCCGCTGAAGACGCTTCATTCGAACTGCACTATTGCGTCCGCGCCCGTGGCCAGATTGCATTCTCGGAGCAACTTACCTCGGCTGCCTTGGCAGCCAAGGTTTTCATCCACGTGGACAGCGATCAGCCCGCAAACACGCTTGATCTGGATGGGTTGTTGGATCGCGCGGCGCCTGACATTCATCTCTATGTATGCGGGCCAGTTGGTTTCATCGAGATGGTCATCGAGCACGCGGAACGTCAAGCCTGGGCTGCTGAATGTCTGCACCGCGAGTTCTTTTCCCCGGTCGCAAGCTCTGCTGACGACTCCTCGCCGTTCGAGCTAGTTATTGCCGGCTCGGGCCTGCGCATCCCGGTTGCATCCCATGAGACCGCCTTAACCGCGCTGCGGTCGGCCGGAATCGATATTCCAACAGCATGCGAACAGGGCATCTGCGGCACTTGCCTGACACACGTTGTCGAAGGAGAGCCGGATCATCGCGACGAGTTCCTCACCGAGGAAGAAAAGGCACGCAACGACCAGTTTCTCCCATGTTGCTCACGCGCACGGACGAGCCGTCTGGTCATAGATCTTTGA
- a CDS encoding LysR substrate-binding domain-containing protein has protein sequence MNLRQLRAFALIAEHGSIRAAARALAVTQPAATRSLRELEQSVGVDLVRRSVKGVELTTYGEALYKRAIVILQETRRARDEIGQMRDGEGGTLSLAVSSAALVVVPDALVAFRARMPRVAVAFNEVGPPYSHEQLDSGRYDFLVQTEYDGEINDGFAHRPLFTLPLAIGARLGHPLRRARSLTELHDAPWLVPGNTGAPANLVKMAFAAHGLPLPRDIISCHSVAVALAIMAKSDALGIFVRPLFEHELLPSHMRMMQLTHELPSARISILARKESPPTPAAECFIECLIEARDAMVASSKAGRSRRKVRAPGIEHD, from the coding sequence ATGAACCTACGCCAATTGCGCGCCTTCGCGCTGATTGCCGAGCATGGCAGCATCCGAGCGGCTGCGCGTGCGCTCGCGGTGACCCAACCTGCTGCGACACGCAGCTTGCGCGAACTTGAGCAGAGCGTGGGAGTAGATCTGGTACGCCGCAGTGTCAAAGGCGTGGAGCTGACCACTTATGGCGAAGCCTTGTACAAGCGGGCGATCGTCATCCTGCAGGAGACCCGCCGGGCCCGCGATGAAATTGGCCAGATGCGCGACGGCGAGGGAGGCACTCTGAGCCTGGCCGTGAGTTCCGCGGCGCTGGTCGTCGTGCCGGACGCGCTTGTGGCTTTCCGCGCGCGCATGCCGCGGGTGGCCGTTGCGTTCAACGAAGTGGGACCACCCTACAGCCACGAGCAGTTGGATTCAGGCCGCTATGATTTTCTTGTGCAAACGGAATACGACGGGGAGATCAACGATGGCTTCGCGCATCGGCCTCTGTTCACCCTGCCGCTTGCGATAGGCGCGCGCCTAGGCCATCCACTGCGCCGGGCCCGTAGCTTGACTGAATTACACGACGCGCCCTGGTTGGTGCCGGGAAACACGGGAGCTCCCGCGAACCTGGTGAAAATGGCTTTCGCCGCTCACGGTTTACCCTTGCCGCGCGACATCATCTCTTGCCACTCGGTAGCCGTCGCGCTGGCCATCATGGCAAAAAGCGATGCGCTGGGCATTTTTGTGCGCCCGCTGTTTGAACACGAGCTGCTGCCATCGCACATGCGCATGATGCAATTGACGCATGAGCTTCCCTCCGCCCGCATCTCGATTCTTGCTCGGAAGGAGTCGCCACCTACGCCGGCGGCCGAATGCTTCATCGAGTGTCTGATTGAGGCTCGCGACGCCATGGTTGCTTCCAGCAAGGCGGGGAGGTCGAGGCGGAAGGTTCGGGCTCCTGGGATAGAGCACGACTAG
- a CDS encoding sensor domain-containing diguanylate cyclase, with the protein MKSLNRYTVAYVIGVLIPVSALIGIQLTHSWRAHAAARDAMSSLHVVQGTLEAMAAVLMERGSMNAALIDGLPVSETRQHELLLARSASDSRIAELLELHQTSSCDSCRDVRGTIQHIARTLVQQRAAADRLIARQRALISAQELNDVVVIMAGLIPALEETALDNSAVVIRHEVENPGLMTIAMLAAGLREQAGLLGSSFMPAQVQHRPLSDVETQRIEQQLGRVSQLRALLEVQLSTHADLETRAYPRVQYEYFGAGLEYIAALRHTPPSTADSSNLKGGMQERYVPLMQSIVDFRDEVLSLLGKLLEHQRVNAVTELVTTTAVAVVLLLAATWGFTKFRWRLIRPFVVATEIINSINDNAPAPISGAGYRKEVLGLFDAIQRLKEDAIAKSQTEHERERLIADLATLAETDFLTGLLNRRAFHARAAALCASLNQPEQMLTLIVFDIDHFKRINDSYGHAGGDNVLVAVAQACHQTWRRTDIVARIGGEEFAVLCTVPSMAQASAMAQSMRRRIERLAVPSDGKTIASITSSFGVVCARTDEIIDVDALLKHADELLYRAKASGRNCVITQSDDAA; encoded by the coding sequence TTGAAATCTCTGAACCGCTACACAGTGGCATATGTCATCGGCGTTCTCATCCCGGTGAGCGCGCTGATAGGCATTCAACTTACGCATAGCTGGCGCGCCCACGCGGCGGCGCGTGATGCGATGTCGAGCCTGCACGTCGTCCAGGGCACGCTGGAGGCGATGGCTGCCGTCCTGATGGAACGCGGATCGATGAATGCCGCGCTGATAGACGGTTTGCCCGTATCCGAGACCAGACAGCACGAACTGCTGCTTGCGCGCAGTGCCAGCGACAGCAGGATCGCCGAGCTGCTGGAACTGCACCAGACCAGCAGCTGCGACAGTTGCAGGGACGTTCGAGGCACCATCCAACACATTGCGCGGACCCTGGTCCAACAGCGCGCCGCCGCGGATCGGCTCATCGCCAGACAGCGCGCGCTGATCAGCGCGCAAGAACTGAACGACGTGGTGGTGATCATGGCCGGACTAATCCCGGCGCTCGAGGAAACCGCGCTCGACAACTCAGCCGTCGTGATCCGGCATGAAGTGGAAAATCCCGGCCTCATGACCATTGCCATGCTTGCGGCAGGACTGCGCGAGCAAGCCGGTCTGCTGGGATCCTCCTTCATGCCTGCACAAGTACAGCACCGCCCTCTCAGCGACGTGGAAACGCAACGCATCGAACAACAACTGGGTCGCGTTTCCCAATTACGTGCGCTGCTTGAAGTACAGCTCTCCACCCATGCGGACCTCGAGACGCGCGCATATCCTCGAGTTCAGTATGAGTACTTTGGCGCAGGCCTGGAGTACATCGCGGCGTTGCGTCATACGCCGCCGTCAACCGCCGACTCGTCGAATCTGAAGGGAGGCATGCAGGAGCGCTATGTTCCGCTGATGCAATCCATCGTCGACTTCCGCGATGAAGTATTGAGCTTGTTGGGAAAACTCCTGGAACACCAACGCGTCAACGCGGTGACGGAGCTGGTCACGACCACCGCGGTGGCCGTCGTACTGCTGCTGGCCGCCACCTGGGGGTTCACCAAGTTCCGCTGGCGTCTGATACGGCCATTCGTCGTAGCCACCGAAATCATCAACTCCATCAATGACAACGCGCCCGCGCCGATCTCCGGCGCCGGCTATCGCAAGGAAGTTCTCGGCCTGTTCGACGCCATCCAGAGATTGAAGGAAGACGCCATCGCCAAGTCCCAGACGGAGCATGAACGCGAGCGGCTCATCGCCGATCTGGCGACGTTGGCGGAGACGGACTTCCTCACGGGACTGCTCAACCGGCGTGCATTTCACGCCCGCGCCGCAGCGTTGTGCGCGAGCCTGAACCAGCCGGAACAGATGCTGACTTTAATCGTCTTTGATATCGATCATTTCAAGCGGATCAATGATTCCTACGGCCACGCCGGCGGCGACAATGTTCTGGTGGCGGTGGCGCAGGCATGCCATCAGACATGGCGGCGCACCGACATCGTGGCGCGCATCGGCGGTGAAGAATTCGCTGTGCTGTGCACGGTACCCAGCATGGCGCAAGCGAGCGCAATGGCGCAGAGCATGCGCCGCCGCATCGAACGCCTGGCGGTGCCGTCCGACGGCAAGACCATAGCGTCGATCACCAGCAGTTTTGGAGTGGTCTGCGCGCGGACAGATGAAATCATCGATGTCGACGCACTGCTGAAGCACGCCGATGAGTTGCTCTATCGCGCCAAGGCCTCTGGCCGCAACTGCGTCATTACACAGTCTGACGACGCGGCGTAA
- a CDS encoding helix-turn-helix transcriptional regulator — MKLLPLPPRPLPSGQALSIALMNAIGAENFAAGVLDALGTTLPASHCTVFALRSSGRVEAVSSASAIGEVATLTAIEYLRLGFDKQDSNMVWLSRRKPAKARQLWIGHQFAKEVADAHYRRVCYDDPGIRERMSLLAVFPDGYRVAVSLHRNFSYPDYGSKDFERMSQHASLIAAAVMRHVQVTRRAPADQPLQVQLMTKLSGRERQLITHVLDGLTTKEAAREMGVSETTALTYRYRAFQHLGVRNHRELMVLLGASVPRRGRPTR, encoded by the coding sequence ATGAAGCTGCTGCCGCTGCCGCCGCGTCCCCTTCCTTCGGGCCAGGCGCTGAGCATCGCACTGATGAATGCAATCGGCGCCGAAAACTTCGCCGCCGGGGTGCTGGACGCGCTGGGCACGACCTTGCCCGCCAGCCATTGCACGGTGTTCGCACTGCGCAGCAGCGGGCGCGTGGAAGCCGTTTCGAGCGCCAGCGCCATCGGCGAGGTCGCGACGCTGACCGCCATCGAGTACCTGCGCCTGGGCTTCGACAAGCAGGACTCCAACATGGTCTGGCTATCCCGGCGCAAACCCGCCAAGGCGCGCCAACTCTGGATCGGGCATCAATTCGCCAAAGAGGTTGCCGATGCCCACTACCGCCGAGTGTGCTACGACGACCCTGGCATACGCGAACGGATGTCGCTGCTGGCCGTGTTTCCCGACGGCTACCGGGTCGCAGTCAGCCTGCACCGGAACTTTTCGTATCCGGACTACGGTTCCAAGGACTTCGAACGCATGTCGCAACACGCGTCCCTGATTGCCGCAGCGGTCATGCGCCATGTCCAGGTAACCCGGCGCGCGCCTGCAGACCAGCCGCTGCAGGTTCAGCTCATGACCAAGCTGTCCGGACGGGAGCGGCAGTTGATCACCCATGTGCTGGACGGGCTGACCACCAAGGAGGCCGCGCGCGAAATGGGCGTGTCGGAAACCACCGCACTGACGTACCGCTACCGGGCTTTCCAGCACCTGGGGGTGCGCAACCATCGGGAGCTCATGGTGCTGTTGGGAGCGAGCGTGCCAAGACGAGGCCGGCCGACTCGCTGA
- a CDS encoding transposase: MRDGVCVLGLNGIGFISEYGKVLNMERSGFSEEQIRHALKQATLGTPMSDICKRMGVSEATFHAWKVHYDGLASYEMKLLNRLENECNRLERLIAILALNKVILQDTLGAKE; encoded by the coding sequence TTGCGCGACGGTGTATGCGTTCTCGGTTTGAATGGAATTGGCTTCATCTCAGAATACGGAAAGGTGCTTAACATGGAGCGGTCGGGCTTTTCAGAAGAACAGATCAGGCATGCACTGAAGCAGGCGACGCTTGGCACGCCGATGTCTGACATCTGCAAGCGCATGGGTGTAAGCGAAGCGACCTTCCACGCGTGGAAGGTCCACTACGACGGCCTCGCATCCTATGAGATGAAATTGCTGAACAGGCTCGAAAACGAGTGCAACCGGCTTGAACGCTTGATCGCCATCCTGGCGCTCAACAAAGTGATACTGCAGGACACGCTTGGGGCAAAGGAGTGA
- a CDS encoding M14 family metallopeptidase, producing the protein MQLGSSYFSRSYEEARHRFVLAAKPLATHFQSYVIEPVGRAGEALATDVALIGPSDAERLLIMTSATHGVEGFCGSGCQLALLDDAAMLERARRAGVALLLVHAINPYGFSWLARTNEDNVDLNRNDQTFDGRPLPQNPGYAEIHDLLLPKEWPPTTSNITGIDAYIAEHGQATFAQVVTRGQYTHADGLFYGGNHTTASLLNLRHMLRQHGSRSKHIGWIDVHTGLGPRGHGEKIYAGRRDAAAVARARQWWGSDIAVPYEGSSASVDITGQLAGLIYQTCPDALHTPMALEFGTVPLDAMIEALRGRNWLLAHPEADDAKRDAILRATLDAFYSNAADWHGMVLGQSRVAVLQALSGLQEA; encoded by the coding sequence ATGCAGCTCGGCTCCAGCTATTTTTCACGCAGCTACGAAGAGGCTCGCCACCGTTTCGTGCTGGCGGCCAAACCGCTGGCCACGCACTTTCAATCCTACGTCATCGAACCAGTCGGACGCGCAGGCGAAGCGCTGGCCACCGATGTCGCGTTGATCGGCCCGTCGGACGCGGAACGGCTGTTGATCATGACCTCCGCCACGCATGGCGTGGAGGGCTTTTGCGGCTCAGGCTGCCAACTGGCTCTGCTGGACGATGCCGCCATGCTGGAACGTGCCCGCAGGGCTGGCGTGGCCTTGCTGCTCGTGCACGCAATCAACCCGTACGGATTTTCCTGGCTGGCGCGCACGAATGAAGACAATGTCGACCTGAACCGCAACGACCAGACCTTCGACGGACGCCCTCTGCCGCAAAATCCCGGATATGCGGAGATTCATGATCTGCTGCTGCCCAAGGAATGGCCGCCCACGACGTCAAACATCACAGGAATCGATGCCTACATCGCCGAGCATGGCCAGGCGACCTTTGCCCAGGTCGTGACCCGCGGGCAGTACACACACGCCGACGGCCTGTTCTACGGTGGCAACCACACAACGGCGTCGCTACTGAATCTTCGCCATATGCTGCGGCAGCACGGCAGTCGCAGCAAGCATATCGGCTGGATCGATGTGCATACCGGATTGGGGCCTCGCGGTCATGGCGAAAAAATCTACGCCGGCCGTCGCGACGCAGCCGCAGTCGCCCGGGCCCGCCAATGGTGGGGCAGCGACATTGCGGTCCCCTACGAAGGCAGTTCCGCGTCGGTGGACATTACCGGCCAGTTGGCAGGCCTGATCTACCAGACTTGTCCCGACGCCTTGCACACGCCGATGGCGCTGGAATTCGGCACCGTGCCCCTTGATGCCATGATCGAAGCGCTGCGCGGCCGCAACTGGCTGCTTGCTCATCCAGAGGCCGACGACGCCAAGCGCGACGCAATCCTGCGCGCCACGCTCGATGCGTTCTACAGCAACGCCGCCGATTGGCACGGCATGGTCCTAGGCCAGAGCCGCGTGGCGGTTCTACAGGCCCTGTCCGGTTTACAGGAGGCCTGA